A stretch of the Mesorhizobium sp. Pch-S genome encodes the following:
- a CDS encoding N-acetylmuramoyl-L-alanine amidase, producing MGLKAITNKRLGGWVGVLCCALFVVFASMILPAIARAAEVPLAATGYKMAGDATKMRIVVDFDREPNPRWFLLRGPHRLVIDVPNSKLAFSAKDLKARGLIKSVRYGQIEAGASRLILISKGPFRVDKLDVLKNEDGSGYRMAVDISAVSDREFDAALADQAVTTASTVSPDKRERLAKPAPASHKFTIVIDPGHGGVDGGAEGLNGTVEKNVTLAFAKELRDKLSAEGKYDISLTRDDDTFLRLDDRVRIARQRGANLFISIHADTIRLKGIRGATVYTVSDKASDPEAQALADRENLSDQFAGMEIKEDSQEVTDILIDLIRRETHSFSMSFAQTLVGELGNSVGLINNPHRFAGFRVLKAPDVPSVLVELGYLSNAKDEAQLTNPEWRGKAADSISKAVSAFAASRVNAGG from the coding sequence ATGGGGCTGAAAGCAATCACGAACAAGAGGCTCGGCGGTTGGGTCGGCGTATTGTGCTGCGCCCTGTTCGTCGTGTTTGCCAGCATGATCCTTCCGGCGATCGCGCGCGCAGCCGAGGTTCCTCTCGCGGCGACCGGCTACAAGATGGCCGGCGACGCCACCAAGATGCGTATCGTCGTCGATTTCGATCGTGAGCCAAATCCGCGCTGGTTCCTGCTGCGCGGTCCGCACCGGCTGGTCATCGATGTGCCCAACTCCAAGCTGGCCTTCAGCGCCAAGGATCTCAAGGCCCGTGGGCTGATCAAGAGCGTGCGTTATGGCCAGATCGAGGCGGGGGCTTCGCGGCTGATCCTGATCAGCAAAGGGCCTTTCCGCGTCGACAAGCTGGATGTGCTCAAGAACGAAGATGGTTCCGGTTACCGTATGGCAGTCGATATTTCGGCCGTTTCGGATCGCGAGTTCGATGCGGCACTTGCCGACCAGGCGGTGACCACAGCTTCGACCGTTTCTCCCGACAAACGTGAGCGTTTGGCCAAGCCGGCTCCAGCCTCCCATAAATTCACCATCGTCATCGATCCCGGCCATGGCGGCGTCGATGGTGGCGCCGAGGGGCTGAACGGCACGGTCGAAAAAAATGTCACGCTGGCCTTTGCCAAGGAGCTGCGAGACAAGCTTTCCGCAGAAGGGAAGTATGACATCTCGCTCACCCGCGACGACGACACCTTCCTGCGGCTGGACGACCGGGTGCGTATCGCGCGGCAGCGTGGCGCCAATCTGTTTATCTCAATCCATGCCGACACCATTCGTCTGAAGGGCATCCGTGGCGCCACGGTCTACACCGTCTCCGACAAGGCCTCCGATCCGGAAGCACAGGCCCTGGCGGATCGGGAAAATCTGTCCGACCAGTTCGCCGGCATGGAGATCAAGGAGGACAGCCAGGAAGTTACCGATATCCTGATCGATCTGATCCGCCGCGAGACCCATTCCTTCTCGATGAGCTTTGCCCAGACACTGGTCGGCGAGCTCGGCAACAGTGTCGGGCTGATCAACAATCCGCATCGCTTCGCCGGCTTCCGCGTGCTTAAGGCGCCGGACGTGCCGTCGGTTCTGGTCGAATTGGGCTATCTGTCCAATGCCAAGGACGAGGCGCAGCTCACCAATCCGGAATGGCGGGGCAAGGCGGCTGACAGCATCAGCAAGGCGGTGTCGGCGTTTGCT